Proteins encoded by one window of Yersinia massiliensis:
- the gspE gene encoding type II secretion system protein GspE, with protein MTEHVTSPSETISDELHALCRRHHAIALVLDGKSLSIAVSGPVSNELLTALRFTCGRKIIVESWPEAKIEQSLNLVISKEKQRRSGTRSTVQGQETPQQNEVQQRSTSRPQSQQSLDETLLDNEGDAPVIQFINQTLWLAIQKRASDIHFEPYQHHYRIRLRIDGVLHESPSPSTELASRISSRLKVMSKLNIAEKRLPQDGQLNVQLNGTCYSMRIAILPVQYGEKLVLRILNMQQQPTLDKLGLPKMAIQQLTQALSAPQGLILVTGPTGSGKTVTLYCSLSHLNQPERNICSVEDPTEIQVDGINQTQTNSKIGLDFSTVLRAMLRQDPDVVMLGEIRDNETAEIAVKAALTGHLVLSTLHTNSTTETLIRLTQMGVERHLIASSLTLVIAQRLIRKLCLHCRRASPHLYQPPAAIRATPLQHYQALGCEHCCAGYYGRTGVYEMLSITPKVQQALLTNASPSELTLIAREQGQITLLTAGLTLVESGITTLEEINRVVGFLAETKTEATS; from the coding sequence ATGACTGAACACGTGACATCGCCATCTGAGACCATAAGCGACGAATTACACGCTCTCTGTCGCCGCCATCATGCAATAGCGTTAGTGCTTGATGGTAAGAGCCTATCTATTGCTGTATCTGGCCCAGTGAGTAATGAACTACTAACAGCTCTGCGTTTCACTTGTGGCCGCAAAATCATCGTGGAGTCTTGGCCAGAGGCAAAAATTGAACAATCCTTAAATCTAGTGATATCGAAAGAAAAACAACGGCGTAGCGGCACAAGATCAACAGTGCAAGGTCAAGAGACACCTCAACAAAATGAGGTACAACAAAGATCAACCTCACGTCCCCAATCTCAACAAAGTTTGGATGAAACATTGCTGGATAATGAAGGTGATGCGCCTGTTATCCAATTTATTAACCAAACACTCTGGCTAGCAATTCAAAAGCGTGCATCGGATATTCATTTTGAGCCTTACCAACATCATTACCGTATTCGATTACGAATTGACGGCGTATTACATGAATCCCCATCACCCTCAACTGAGCTAGCCAGCCGTATCAGTAGCCGCTTAAAAGTGATGTCGAAATTGAATATTGCAGAAAAACGGTTACCACAAGATGGTCAGTTAAATGTACAGCTAAACGGGACTTGCTACTCAATGAGAATTGCGATCCTCCCAGTACAGTACGGTGAAAAACTGGTACTACGAATCCTTAATATGCAGCAACAACCCACATTGGATAAACTCGGTCTGCCTAAAATGGCTATCCAACAATTAACGCAGGCACTCTCTGCTCCGCAAGGTTTGATACTCGTCACTGGGCCAACAGGAAGCGGTAAAACGGTGACACTATATTGCAGCTTAAGTCACCTTAATCAGCCGGAAAGAAACATCTGTAGTGTTGAAGACCCAACCGAAATTCAAGTAGATGGCATAAATCAAACCCAAACCAACAGTAAGATTGGGTTGGATTTCTCAACTGTCTTACGCGCGATGCTACGCCAAGATCCCGATGTGGTTATGCTCGGCGAAATTCGTGATAATGAAACGGCTGAAATAGCAGTTAAGGCTGCGCTAACGGGGCATCTGGTCCTTTCAACGCTACATACCAACTCAACGACTGAGACACTGATACGCCTCACTCAAATGGGGGTTGAACGCCACCTTATCGCCTCGAGCCTGACATTAGTTATTGCCCAACGCCTCATTCGAAAACTCTGTTTACATTGTAGGCGTGCATCTCCTCACCTTTATCAGCCTCCAGCAGCCATAAGGGCAACCCCATTGCAGCATTATCAAGCCCTAGGCTGCGAGCACTGTTGTGCAGGTTATTATGGCCGCACGGGTGTATATGAAATGCTCAGTATCACCCCGAAAGTTCAGCAAGCGTTGCTAACTAATGCCAGCCCATCAGAGCTGACTCTAATTGCACGAGAGCAGGGTCAAATAACATTACTCACCGCAGGGCTGACATTGGTTGAAAGC
- the ppdD gene encoding prepilin peptidase-dependent pilin, with product MANQHGFTLIELMVAIAIIAVLSGIGIPSYQRYIQKAALTDMLQSVVPYKMAVELCALEHAKLDDCNEGNNGIPKGQPSRYVSTATINKGVITLIGQQTLAKLTLVMSPTINNSTNIIWSRACTAAEDSLEDSCKAVFRFNDKAAKSDD from the coding sequence ATGGCAAATCAGCATGGTTTCACATTAATTGAATTGATGGTGGCGATTGCGATAATCGCAGTTCTTAGCGGTATTGGCATCCCGTCATATCAACGTTACATCCAAAAAGCTGCGCTCACGGACATGTTACAGAGCGTCGTCCCCTACAAAATGGCGGTAGAGCTTTGTGCACTCGAACACGCCAAACTTGATGATTGCAACGAAGGTAATAACGGAATACCTAAAGGACAACCATCGCGCTATGTGAGCACAGCAACCATAAATAAAGGCGTCATTACACTGATTGGCCAACAGACACTCGCTAAATTAACACTGGTGATGTCACCCACCATAAATAACAGCACGAATATCATCTGGTCTCGCGCATGTACGGCAGCAGAAGACAGCCTTGAAGATAGCTGTAAAGCTGTCTTCCGGTTCAACGATAAGGCGGCTAAATCTGATGACTGA
- the nadC gene encoding carboxylating nicotinate-nucleotide diphosphorylase, translating into MPTRSYNADSRRAELLERIQYDIPSTVAHALSEDLGGEVNADRDLTAQLLPVEKQANATIITREPGVFCGQRWLNEVFIQLGAQVSVEWLVNDGDKLVPNQALCHLTGPARILLTGERTALNFLQTLSGVATEVSRYMAVLSGLNTQLLDTRKTLPGLRTALKYAVLCGGGNNHRLGLSDAFLIKENHIIAAGSIKEAVAKAFWIHADVPVEVEVESLDELKQALDAGADIIMLDNFTIPMMRDAVKMRDELAKTQESAQLEVSGNVTLETLRSYAETGIDFISVGALTKHVTALDLSMRFK; encoded by the coding sequence ATGCCGACCCGCAGCTATAACGCTGACAGCCGCCGTGCCGAGCTATTGGAACGAATTCAATACGATATCCCTTCAACTGTTGCTCATGCATTGAGTGAAGATCTCGGTGGTGAGGTTAACGCAGACCGTGACCTCACTGCGCAATTACTCCCCGTAGAGAAACAAGCTAACGCCACGATTATCACACGTGAACCGGGTGTCTTCTGTGGTCAACGCTGGCTGAATGAAGTGTTCATTCAACTTGGTGCTCAAGTATCAGTAGAATGGCTCGTTAATGATGGCGACAAGTTGGTGCCGAACCAAGCACTCTGCCACCTCACTGGCCCTGCCCGTATTCTGCTTACCGGTGAACGTACTGCTCTCAACTTCCTACAAACGTTATCCGGTGTCGCGACTGAAGTGAGCCGTTATATGGCAGTACTTTCGGGGCTGAATACGCAGCTACTTGATACCCGCAAAACGTTGCCGGGCCTACGTACAGCCTTGAAGTATGCCGTGCTCTGTGGTGGTGGTAATAATCACCGGCTTGGTTTATCTGATGCTTTTCTTATCAAAGAAAACCACATTATTGCAGCTGGCTCTATTAAAGAAGCCGTTGCCAAAGCGTTTTGGATACATGCCGATGTCCCTGTCGAAGTTGAAGTGGAATCACTTGATGAATTGAAACAAGCGCTCGACGCTGGTGCAGACATCATTATGTTGGATAACTTCACCATCCCAATGATGCGTGATGCCGTCAAAATGCGTGATGAACTCGCTAAAACGCAGGAAAGTGCCCAACTGGAAGTCTCAGGTAATGTGACGTTAGAAACACTTCGCAGCTATGCCGAAACCGGCATTGACTTCATTTCAGTCGGCGCATTAACCAAGCACGTTACGGCCCTAGACCTTTCTATGCGATTTAAATAA